A DNA window from Gillisia sp. Hel1_33_143 contains the following coding sequences:
- a CDS encoding DUF3127 domain-containing protein produces the protein MEVQGKIKMIGQTQTFGSNGFRKREVVVTTEEQYPQHIMVEFVQDKTDLLDSFQIGQPVKIGVNLRGREWVNPQGETKYFNSIQGWRIENLQAGAPAGNSAPPADQFEPAQDLNDEDYDDLPF, from the coding sequence ATGGAAGTACAAGGTAAGATTAAAATGATAGGACAAACCCAAACATTTGGTAGTAATGGGTTTAGAAAGAGAGAAGTAGTAGTTACTACAGAAGAACAATATCCACAGCATATAATGGTTGAATTTGTTCAAGATAAAACGGATTTATTAGATAGTTTCCAAATTGGGCAGCCTGTAAAAATAGGAGTGAATTTGAGAGGACGAGAGTGGGTTAATCCTCAAGGAGAGACTAAATATTTTAACTCTATTCAAGGTTGGAGAATTGAGAATTTACAAGCGGGAGCTCCTGCAGGAAATTCTGCTCCTCCAGCAGATCAATTTGAACCGGCACAAGATCTCAACGATGAAGATTATGACGATCTTCCTTTTTAA
- the aat gene encoding leucyl/phenylalanyl-tRNA--protein transferase → MATEDGLLAYGGDLSVERLLYAYKHGIFPWYEDGQPILWWSPDPRMVLYPEKLKISKSMKQLLNNNAFRISFNVDFKTVIENCASIKRDGQNGTWITSEMQDAYMKLHELGIAQSVEVWLDEELVGGLYGIYLRDKNVFCGESMFAKVSNASKFAFIKMIEKLRIAGVKLIDCQIYTSHLESLGAEEISREEFLKFLR, encoded by the coding sequence ATGGCTACAGAAGATGGCTTGCTTGCTTATGGGGGAGATCTCTCTGTAGAAAGGCTTTTATATGCATATAAGCACGGAATCTTTCCTTGGTATGAAGATGGGCAGCCAATACTATGGTGGAGCCCAGATCCACGAATGGTATTATATCCTGAAAAGTTGAAGATCTCGAAAAGCATGAAGCAATTGCTTAATAACAATGCATTTAGGATATCATTTAATGTAGATTTTAAAACAGTAATTGAAAATTGTGCAAGTATAAAACGAGATGGGCAAAATGGTACATGGATTACTTCGGAAATGCAAGATGCTTATATGAAATTGCATGAGCTTGGAATTGCCCAATCTGTAGAGGTTTGGCTAGATGAAGAACTGGTGGGAGGTCTTTATGGAATATACCTCAGGGACAAGAATGTGTTTTGTGGAGAAAGTATGTTCGCAAAAGTGAGTAATGCTTCAAAATTTGCTTTTATTAAAATGATAGAAAAATTAAGAATTGCCGGAGTAAAGCTTATAGATTGCCAGATATATACTTCGCATCTTGAAAGTCTTGGCGCAGAAGAGATCTCTAGAGAAGAATTTCTAAAGTTTCTAAGGTAG